The segment GACGAGTCTCGCCGTGGTACTGGGACTGTTTTTGGCCGTCGTCTGGGTTATGCGGCGTAGCACGCCGCAAGCGTCACGACGACTGCCGGCCGAGGTAGTCGAGGTGCTCGGGCATACCACGCTCGGCCATCGCCAGCAGGCCCAACTCGTGCGCTTGGGCAAAAGCCTGTTGTTGATCGGCGTGTCACCGGCTGGCGCCGAAACACTGGCCGAGGTGACAGATGTCGCCGAGGCCGACCGCCTGGCCACACTTTGCCGTGGCTCGAATGTCGGCGGTGCGAATCCTTCGTTTCGCGACGTCCTCCAACATTTCAAAGAGCGATCGTCGACAGCTCGTGCGACGAAGGCTCAGATGGGGCTAGGGCTGCACGCCAGTGTTCGGCCGGAGGAGCACGATGTCTAGCCCTCGTTACAGGTGGTGTTTGCCAGTCCTTGTCGTCGGGGTCGCGCTGGTGCTTGCCTGGGGGCAATCGGTCGCCGCCCAGGAGGGGCTCAACGCGCCCGCAAGTCTCGAATTGCCGGAAGGTCTGCTTGCCGGCCCTGCGGGTTGGACAAGCCCTGAGGGATTAAGCTCGTCGATCCAAGTGATGCTGTTGCTGGCGGTCATGAGCCTGGCACCCGCCGTGCTTTTGATGACAACCTGCTTCGTGCGAATCGTCGTAGTGCTGAGCTTGTTGCGGCAAGCTATAGGTGCGCAGCAGTTGCCGCCGAATCAGGTGATGACATCGATCGCGCTGTTCTTGACCCTATTGGTTATGGCGCCGGTTTGGAAAGACGTCTACGACAACGCCGTCGTTCCCTACAGCAATCGTCAGATCGACTTGGATCAAGCATGGACCGCCGGCTGCAAGCCCGTCAGACGCTTCATGAGTATGCAGATTGAGAAGACGGGGAATAGCGAGGACGTGCGACTGTTTCTCGATTACTTGCCCAACGCCGCCACACAGGAATATCAATACTACGAGGACGTGCCGCTTGCGGCGTTGATTCCCGCATTCATGCTCAGCGAACTTAAGACATCATTTCTCATCGGTTTTCAAATCTATTTGCCGTTTCTGATTCTCGACATGGTGATCGCCAGTGTGCTGGTTTCGATGGGCATGCTGATGCTTCCCCCGGTGCTGATCTCGTTGCCGTTCAAACTGATGTTATTTGTTTTGGTCGATGGCTGGCATTTGATCGTGGGTATGCTCTTGGCAAGTTTCCAAGCCTACTCATGATCGTGGTCGCAGGTTGCGGCGTAGTTCCGAGGTGCTTTACGCACGTCAACCCACATCGATAGCCAGAAGGGTTTATGGAACCGCACGTCGCAATCGACCTGGCACGCGAGGCCGTGATGACGATGTTGATCGTCAGCGCGCCGGTTCTGATTGTCGGTATGGTTGTGGGCTTGATCGTGGGTTTGGTCCAGGCCGTGACGCAGATACAGGAACAGACGATCGCCTTCGTTCCCAAGTTGGTTGCCACGTTGATCGTGCTCTCGCTGAGCATGCCATGGTTGCTCACGCGCATGACGGAATACTTTCGCGATCTGATCGAGAACATTCCGGCGTCACTTTGATAGCGTCGAGCGGCGCCCCCAGCCAATGCTGTTCGCCCAAAGCGCGCCGGGCGTGGCAACTTTTTACACGCGACCCCATCGAGTGCGACCATGCCGTGGATAGTGGAACTGTTACCGACGCACTTGCTGGTCTTTACGCTCGTGCTGGGGCGCGTGGGGGGAATGGTGT is part of the Pirellulales bacterium genome and harbors:
- a CDS encoding flagellar biosynthetic protein FliO, encoding MIDHRPHHRSLVYATACVAAFVGQQLLAPRPLQAAPPTDNGIAAGRAASGSIRQTTHTASSNAPPYIDRGATASPRNGMAPGAAPRDVEPGEEKIRLGAAESPVSNQSTPSARGASHGLKALTSLAVVLGLFLAVVWVMRRSTPQASRRLPAEVVEVLGHTTLGHRQQAQLVRLGKSLLLIGVSPAGAETLAEVTDVAEADRLATLCRGSNVGGANPSFRDVLQHFKERSSTARATKAQMGLGLHASVRPEEHDV
- the fliP gene encoding flagellar type III secretion system pore protein FliP (The bacterial flagellar biogenesis protein FliP forms a type III secretion system (T3SS)-type pore required for flagellar assembly.), coding for MSSPRYRWCLPVLVVGVALVLAWGQSVAAQEGLNAPASLELPEGLLAGPAGWTSPEGLSSSIQVMLLLAVMSLAPAVLLMTTCFVRIVVVLSLLRQAIGAQQLPPNQVMTSIALFLTLLVMAPVWKDVYDNAVVPYSNRQIDLDQAWTAGCKPVRRFMSMQIEKTGNSEDVRLFLDYLPNAATQEYQYYEDVPLAALIPAFMLSELKTSFLIGFQIYLPFLILDMVIASVLVSMGMLMLPPVLISLPFKLMLFVLVDGWHLIVGMLLASFQAYS
- the fliQ gene encoding flagellar biosynthesis protein FliQ; translated protein: MEPHVAIDLAREAVMTMLIVSAPVLIVGMVVGLIVGLVQAVTQIQEQTIAFVPKLVATLIVLSLSMPWLLTRMTEYFRDLIENIPASL